From Crassaminicella indica, one genomic window encodes:
- a CDS encoding sulfite exporter TauE/SafE family protein — MKLIIIGFLSGVIGGIGVGGGILLIPALTILFDIKQQIAQGINLIYFIPTAITAVIIHIANHNIQKDVLLYLIITGILGACIGSMIAVNIDGFILKKIFGVFILAMGITEFFKK, encoded by the coding sequence ATGAAACTAATTATTATCGGTTTTTTATCAGGAGTTATTGGTGGAATAGGTGTCGGTGGAGGGATATTACTGATTCCAGCTTTAACAATTTTATTTGATATCAAACAACAAATAGCACAAGGGATTAATTTAATTTATTTTATTCCTACTGCAATTACTGCTGTGATTATTCACATAGCAAATCATAATATTCAAAAGGATGTTTTGCTTTATTTAATTATAACTGGAATATTAGGTGCATGTATTGGTTCTATGATTGCAGTAAATATAGATGGTTTTATTCTAAAAAAAATTTTTGGAGTTTTTATTTTAGCTATGGGTATTACTGAATTTTTTAAAAAATAA
- a CDS encoding 2-isopropylmalate synthase, which produces MARQIKIFDTTLRDGEQSPGCSMNLQEKIQMARQLELLKVDVIEAGFAIASSGDFTSVREIAKSIKNCTVASLARALPKDIDTAWEAVKYAKKPRIHTFIATSDIHMKYKLKMRPEEVLENAVHMVRYAKKYCEDIEFSAEDATRSNPEFLARLFDCVIKAGVTVINIPDTVGYTTPDEFYNFITTIREKSDYLDKVDISVHCHNDLGMAVANTLAAVKAGATQVECTINGIGERAGNAALEEIVMAMHTRKDLLDIYCNVDTKQIMRSSKLLSTITGVQVQPNKAIVGNNAFAHESGIHQHGVLEERTTYEIMTPESIGLSQNKMVLGKHSGRHAFEDRLKALGYALSKEEIMKAFQQFKELADKKKMIYDEDIEAIITRNTIIYPEVYKLKRFVINSGNTITATASVILINSDREIEEVSIGDGPVDAAFKAIEKIVGIDMTLEDYKLHSVTEGKDAQGEAVVKLKHDEKIYTGRGLSTDIVEASIKAYLSSVNKILYSKE; this is translated from the coding sequence TGAAGCGGGATTTGCTATTGCTTCATCTGGAGATTTTACTTCTGTAAGAGAGATAGCAAAGAGTATAAAGAATTGTACTGTTGCAAGCTTAGCAAGAGCATTGCCAAAGGATATAGATACTGCATGGGAAGCTGTCAAATATGCAAAAAAGCCTAGAATACACACATTTATTGCTACTTCAGATATTCATATGAAATATAAGCTAAAAATGAGACCTGAAGAAGTTCTTGAAAATGCTGTACATATGGTGAGATATGCTAAAAAATATTGTGAAGATATTGAATTTTCAGCCGAAGATGCAACAAGAAGTAATCCAGAGTTTTTGGCAAGATTATTTGACTGTGTTATAAAGGCAGGGGTTACAGTCATTAATATTCCTGATACAGTAGGCTATACAACACCAGATGAATTTTATAATTTTATAACAACTATAAGAGAAAAATCAGATTACTTAGACAAAGTAGATATATCTGTACATTGTCATAATGATTTAGGAATGGCTGTAGCTAACACATTAGCTGCTGTAAAGGCAGGTGCTACTCAGGTTGAATGTACTATCAATGGAATAGGAGAAAGGGCTGGAAATGCAGCATTGGAAGAAATCGTAATGGCTATGCATACAAGAAAGGATCTTTTGGATATATACTGCAATGTAGATACAAAACAGATTATGCGTTCAAGTAAATTGTTAAGTACAATAACAGGGGTACAGGTTCAGCCAAATAAAGCTATTGTAGGAAATAATGCATTTGCTCATGAATCAGGGATTCATCAGCATGGGGTACTAGAAGAAAGAACTACTTATGAAATTATGACACCTGAGTCTATTGGTCTTTCTCAAAATAAAATGGTTCTTGGGAAGCATTCAGGACGTCATGCTTTTGAGGATAGATTAAAGGCTTTAGGGTATGCTTTATCAAAAGAAGAAATAATGAAAGCTTTTCAGCAGTTTAAAGAATTAGCAGATAAAAAGAAGATGATTTATGATGAAGATATTGAAGCCATTATTACAAGGAATACTATTATTTATCCAGAGGTGTATAAGCTAAAGAGATTTGTGATCAATAGCGGAAATACGATCACAGCTACTGCATCTGTAATACTTATAAATAGTGACCGAGAAATAGAAGAAGTATCTATCGGAGATGGACCTGTAGATGCAGCTTTTAAAGCGATTGAAAAGATTGTAGGTATCGATATGACATTAGAAGATTACAAACTCCATTCTGTAACAGAAGGAAAGGATGCACAAGGAGAAGCTGTTGTAAAATTAAAGCATGATGAGAAAATTTATACAGGAAGAGGTCTTAGTACAGATATTGTTGAAGCAAGTATTAAGGCATACCTTAGTTCGGTAAATAAAATACTATATTCCAAAGAATAA
- a CDS encoding sulfite exporter TauE/SafE family protein, protein MKKTKIMFIGIATGFINGLLGSGGGTIIVPTLERILKVETHKAHATAIAAIFPISLISAMIYIKNQNIEWNTTAYITVGGIVGGFIGAKLLNKFPSKWLHRIFGTVMIITGIRMIFG, encoded by the coding sequence TTGAAAAAAACAAAAATAATGTTCATTGGAATAGCTACAGGTTTTATAAATGGCTTATTGGGTTCAGGTGGAGGAACAATCATTGTTCCTACATTAGAGAGAATTTTGAAGGTAGAAACACATAAAGCACATGCCACTGCAATAGCAGCTATATTTCCAATATCACTAATCAGTGCTATGATTTATATTAAAAATCAAAATATAGAATGGAATACTACAGCTTATATTACAGTAGGTGGAATAGTAGGTGGATTTATAGGAGCAAAATTATTAAATAAATTTCCTTCTAAATGGCTTCATCGAATATTTGGAACGGTTATGATTATAACAGGTATAAGGATGATTTTTGGATGA